A window of the Bacteroides thetaiotaomicron VPI-5482 genome harbors these coding sequences:
- a CDS encoding RHS repeat-associated core domain-containing protein, with amino-acid sequence MRKYNGKELDRKNGLDWYDYGARMYDAALGRWHAVDPMSEKYYSISSYVYGLNTPHNCIDPDGQKIIFVNGYLGFGSPRGGGTYWGGVNSSFVKGAKNFFNDQSAYFTDFDFNYLRSSTFLRNLDGYAYAKENYKQLIMGMNPQEDVFRIISHSMGGAFSEGIIRYLKEQGWNVDFSIHLNTWLPSELMGSVGTFLIDATITNDWVQGLSLPIDGSRDIPNANYKIRKKSNEGYQYRHRDWIDSGSFWNANNGITWNQLMPILDSWLIQNPNIQINYGQ; translated from the coding sequence ATTCGTAAGTATAACGGTAAAGAACTTGATAGGAAGAATGGTCTTGATTGGTATGATTATGGGGCGCGTATGTATGATGCAGCGCTTGGTAGATGGCATGCGGTTGATCCGATGAGTGAGAAGTATTATTCAATTAGTTCGTATGTATATGGATTAAATACACCACATAATTGTATTGACCCCGATGGGCAGAAGATTATTTTTGTTAATGGGTATTTAGGGTTTGGATCTCCTAGAGGAGGTGGCACTTATTGGGGAGGAGTAAATAGTTCTTTTGTTAAAGGTGCAAAAAACTTTTTTAATGATCAAAGTGCCTATTTCACCGACTTTGATTTTAACTATTTGCGTAGTTCTACCTTTTTAAGAAATTTAGATGGATATGCATATGCTAAAGAAAATTACAAACAATTGATAATGGGTATGAATCCACAAGAGGATGTATTCCGAATTATTTCTCATAGTATGGGAGGTGCTTTTTCAGAAGGTATTATTCGATATTTAAAAGAGCAAGGTTGGAATGTTGATTTCTCAATTCATCTAAATACATGGTTGCCTTCTGAATTGATGGGCTCGGTTGGAACATTTTTGATTGATGCTACGATTACTAATGATTGGGTACAAGGATTAAGTCTTCCAATAGATGGTAGCAGAGATATTCCTAATGCGAATTATAAAATAAGAAAGAAAAGCAATGAAGGGTATCAATATAGGCATAGAGATTGGATTGATAGTGGAAGTTTTTGGAATGCTAACAATGGTATAACTTGGAATCAACTTATGCCAATCTTAGATTCATGGTTAATACAAAATCCAAATATACAAATAAATTATGGACAATAA
- a CDS encoding methyltransferase domain-containing protein: MEKLIINACPVCGSTHLKRVMTCTDFYASGEQFELCSCEDCGFTFTQGVPVEAEIGKYYETPDYISHTDTRKGAMNTIYHYVRSYMLGRKARLVAREAHRKRGRLLDIGTGTGYFADTMARRGWKVEAVEKSPQARAFAKEHFDLDVKPESALKEFAPGSFDVITLWHVMEHLEHLNETWEMLRELLTEKGMLIVAVPNCSSYDAGRYGEYWAAYDVPRHLWHFTPVTIQQLASRHGFIMAARHPMPFDAFYVSMLSEKHRGSSCSFLKGMYAGTLAWFSTLGRKERSSSMIYVFRKKR, translated from the coding sequence ATGGAGAAACTCATTATAAATGCTTGTCCGGTGTGTGGCAGTACGCACTTGAAACGCGTCATGACTTGTACGGATTTTTATGCTTCGGGCGAACAGTTTGAACTGTGTTCGTGTGAAGACTGCGGATTTACGTTCACGCAAGGTGTGCCGGTAGAAGCAGAGATAGGCAAGTATTACGAGACTCCCGATTACATTTCCCACACTGATACGCGCAAAGGCGCGATGAATACCATCTACCATTATGTACGTTCCTATATGCTGGGTCGCAAAGCGCGCCTGGTAGCAAGGGAAGCACACCGTAAAAGAGGGCGTTTGCTCGATATCGGGACGGGAACCGGATACTTCGCCGACACCATGGCACGCCGTGGATGGAAGGTGGAAGCAGTGGAGAAAAGTCCGCAGGCACGTGCTTTTGCAAAGGAGCATTTCGATCTGGACGTAAAACCCGAATCGGCTTTGAAAGAGTTTGCTCCCGGTAGCTTTGATGTGATCACCCTTTGGCACGTGATGGAGCATCTGGAACACCTCAATGAAACATGGGAAATGCTTCGTGAACTGCTGACAGAGAAAGGGATGCTCATTGTGGCAGTGCCCAACTGCTCTTCCTATGATGCAGGACGTTACGGTGAATATTGGGCGGCATACGATGTCCCCCGCCATCTCTGGCATTTCACTCCCGTCACTATTCAGCAGCTGGCTTCCCGTCATGGATTCATTATGGCGGCTCGTCATCCGATGCCGTTTGATGCGTTCTATGTATCGATGTTGAGCGAGAAACATCGCGGCAGTTCGTGCAGTTTCCTCAAAGGGATGTATGCGGGGACGCTTGCGTGGTTCAGCACGTTGGGGCGGAAAGAACGGAGCAGTTCGATGATTTACGTATTCCGGAAAAAAAGATAG
- a CDS encoding JAB-like toxin 1 domain-containing protein has product MLRIDLDGKDDYVISRSGRLFNETPIDKRGKGSTDNLYLSSDRSISVTVNQGLLGEMHSMQAKEQKENRVKKSYGSTQDLETAATVFKFAADHTTVEWKLDVYDDNGTRTAVVATDRDPYGVDNGVYAQNKLSVKGEKVIDIHSHLPGGTKGGAGNDFNLAKPQRKNAVYMKDNRVSTDKKDMIYEYTKNASRVNSIRVYDATDLLQYIKRK; this is encoded by the coding sequence GTGTTGAGGATAGACTTAGACGGAAAGGATGATTATGTTATCAGCAGATCAGGAAGATTATTTAATGAGACTCCTATTGATAAGAGAGGTAAAGGCTCAACAGATAATTTATATCTTTCCAGTGATCGTTCTATTTCAGTAACTGTAAATCAGGGGTTACTTGGGGAAATGCATAGTATGCAGGCGAAAGAGCAGAAGGAAAATCGGGTGAAGAAATCTTATGGAAGTACTCAAGATTTGGAGACAGCTGCTACTGTTTTTAAATTTGCTGCTGATCACACAACTGTTGAATGGAAGTTAGATGTTTATGATGATAATGGTACAAGAACAGCTGTTGTTGCGACAGATCGAGATCCATATGGGGTAGATAATGGTGTATATGCTCAAAATAAACTTTCTGTGAAAGGAGAAAAAGTTATAGATATTCATTCTCATTTGCCCGGAGGAACGAAAGGTGGAGCTGGTAATGATTTTAACTTAGCTAAGCCACAACGTAAGAATGCTGTGTATATGAAAGATAACCGTGTGAGTACTGATAAAAAGGATATGATATATGAATATACCAAAAATGCAAGTCGGGTAAATTCTATTCGTGTATATGATGCTACAGATTTATTGCAATATATAAAACGTAAATGA
- a CDS encoding cell division protein FtsX, with translation MGNKNRYKSKSLFDMQFITSSISTTLVLLLLGLVVFFVLTAHNMSVYVRENISFSVLISDDMKEADILKLQKKLNQEPFVKQSEYISKKQALKEQTEAMGTDPEEFLGYNPFTASLEIKLHSDYANSDSIAKIEKMIKKNSNIQDVLYRKELIDAVNENIRNISLVLLALAVVLTFISFALINNTIRLAIYSKRFLIHTMKLVGASWSFIRGPFLRKNVWSGVLAGMLADAILMGTAYWAVTYEQELIQVITPEVMLIVCGSVLVFGIVITWLCAYISMNKYLRMKANTLYYI, from the coding sequence ATGGGAAATAAAAACAGATATAAGTCGAAGTCACTGTTCGATATGCAATTCATAACGTCCAGTATCAGTACGACATTGGTGTTGTTGCTGTTGGGGCTGGTTGTGTTCTTTGTGCTCACGGCGCACAATATGTCTGTATACGTCCGCGAAAATATCAGCTTCTCCGTTCTCATCAGTGATGACATGAAGGAGGCGGATATTCTGAAACTCCAGAAGAAACTGAATCAGGAACCTTTTGTGAAACAGTCCGAGTACATCTCCAAAAAACAGGCTCTGAAAGAGCAGACGGAGGCGATGGGCACCGATCCCGAAGAGTTTCTTGGCTATAACCCTTTCACGGCCTCCCTTGAAATCAAGCTTCACTCCGATTACGCCAATTCCGACAGTATCGCGAAGATAGAGAAAATGATCAAGAAGAACTCTAACATACAGGATGTGCTCTACCGGAAAGAGCTGATCGATGCCGTCAATGAGAATATACGGAACATCAGCCTTGTGCTGCTGGCGCTGGCGGTGGTGCTCACCTTTATATCCTTTGCACTGATTAACAATACGATACGGCTTGCCATCTACTCTAAGCGATTCCTCATTCATACCATGAAGCTGGTGGGGGCCAGCTGGAGTTTTATCCGCGGACCTTTCCTGCGGAAAAACGTGTGGAGCGGCGTATTGGCAGGTATGCTTGCCGATGCCATTCTGATGGGAACTGCCTACTGGGCGGTGACGTACGAGCAGGAGCTGATTCAGGTCATCACCCCCGAAGTGATGCTCATTGTCTGCGGCAGCGTGCTGGTATTCGGAATTGTGATAACGTGGTTGTGTGCCTACATCTCGATGAATAAATATCTGAGGATGAAAGCCAATACCTTATATTATATTTAG
- the truB gene encoding tRNA pseudouridine(55) synthase TruB has product MNFKKGEVLFFNKPLGWTSFKVVGHVRYHICRRIGVKKLKVGHAGTLDPLATGVMILCTGKATKRIEEFQYHTKEYVATLRLGATTPSYDLEHEIDATYPTGHITRELVEETLTHFLGAIEQVPPAFSACMVDGKRAYELARKGEEVELKAKQLVIDEIELLECRLDDPEPTIRIRVVCSKGTYIRALARDIGEALQSGAHLTELIRTRVGDVRLEDCLDPEHFKEWIDRQEIENDEDNN; this is encoded by the coding sequence GTGAATTTTAAAAAAGGAGAAGTACTGTTTTTCAATAAACCTCTCGGCTGGACATCATTTAAGGTAGTAGGACACGTCCGCTATCATATCTGCCGCCGGATAGGAGTGAAAAAACTGAAAGTAGGTCATGCCGGAACGCTCGATCCTCTCGCCACGGGAGTGATGATCCTCTGCACCGGCAAGGCTACGAAACGAATAGAAGAATTTCAGTATCATACCAAGGAATATGTAGCCACGCTCCGGCTGGGCGCTACCACTCCCTCGTACGACCTGGAACATGAAATAGATGCCACCTACCCTACCGGACATATCACCCGGGAGCTGGTGGAAGAAACACTGACGCACTTCCTTGGTGCCATCGAGCAGGTGCCCCCTGCCTTTTCCGCCTGCATGGTGGACGGCAAGCGCGCTTATGAGCTGGCACGTAAAGGCGAAGAGGTGGAACTAAAGGCGAAGCAACTTGTTATTGATGAGATAGAGTTGCTTGAATGCCGTCTGGACGATCCGGAACCGACGATCCGAATCCGCGTGGTGTGCAGCAAAGGGACGTATATCCGTGCCCTGGCCCGTGACATCGGCGAAGCGCTTCAGAGCGGAGCCCATCTGACGGAACTGATCCGCACACGTGTGGGGGATGTCCGTCTGGAAGATTGCCTGGACCCCGAACACTTTAAAGAGTGGATCGACCGGCAGGAAATAGAAAACGACGAAGATAATAATTAA
- a CDS encoding undecaprenyl-diphosphate phosphatase, which yields MSWLEAMILGLIQGLTEYLPVSSSGHLAIGSALFGIQGEENLAFTIVVHVATVCSTLVILWKEIDWIFKGLFKFQMNDETRYVINIVISMIPIGIVGVFFKDYVEAIFGSGLMIVGCMLLLTAALLSFSYYYKPRQKDKISMKDAFIIGLAQACAVLPGLSRSGSTIATGLLLGDNKAKLAQFSFLMVIPPILGEALLDSVKMMKGEDVVGDIPALSLIVGFLAAFVAGCLACKWMINIVKKGKLIYFAIYCAIAGLAVIITQL from the coding sequence ATGAGTTGGTTGGAAGCAATGATCCTCGGATTGATTCAGGGATTGACAGAGTATTTGCCTGTAAGCAGCAGTGGCCATCTGGCCATCGGATCGGCATTGTTTGGGATACAAGGGGAAGAGAATCTGGCATTTACGATTGTCGTGCATGTAGCTACCGTATGTAGTACGCTGGTGATTCTGTGGAAAGAGATTGACTGGATTTTTAAAGGATTATTCAAGTTCCAGATGAACGATGAGACTCGTTATGTGATCAATATCGTGATTTCGATGATACCGATTGGTATTGTAGGCGTATTCTTTAAAGATTATGTAGAAGCTATTTTCGGTTCGGGACTGATGATTGTAGGCTGCATGCTGTTGCTGACTGCTGCCCTGCTGTCATTCTCGTACTATTATAAGCCACGCCAAAAGGATAAGATTTCGATGAAAGATGCCTTTATCATTGGTCTGGCACAGGCTTGTGCGGTGTTGCCGGGGCTGTCCCGTTCGGGATCTACTATTGCTACGGGACTTCTGTTGGGAGATAACAAGGCAAAACTGGCGCAGTTCTCTTTTCTGATGGTGATCCCTCCCATTCTCGGGGAAGCGTTGCTTGATAGTGTAAAGATGATGAAAGGTGAAGATGTAGTGGGGGATATCCCTGCGTTATCATTGATTGTTGGCTTTCTGGCGGCTTTTGTAGCCGGTTGTCTTGCCTGCAAGTGGATGATTAATATTGTGAAGAAAGGAAAGCTGATCTACTTTGCCATCTATTGTGCAATAGCGGGATTGGCAGTAATTATTACGCAGTTGTAA
- a CDS encoding DUF3098 domain-containing protein — MSDKQKFAFDKVNFILLAIGMAIVIIGFLLMTGPTSSETVFEPDIFSVRRIKVAPVVCLFGFISMIYAVLRKPKTKE, encoded by the coding sequence ATGTCTGACAAACAGAAATTTGCCTTCGATAAAGTGAACTTTATCTTGCTCGCGATAGGGATGGCGATTGTCATTATCGGATTTCTATTGATGACGGGACCTACGTCGTCCGAAACGGTTTTCGAACCGGATATTTTCAGTGTACGCAGAATCAAGGTAGCACCTGTTGTTTGCCTGTTTGGCTTTATATCGATGATATACGCAGTGTTGCGTAAACCTAAAACAAAAGAATAA
- a CDS encoding DUF6443 domain-containing protein, with protein sequence MKLHKIILLLILLSGFSIEIPAQNSLQNEIGKLEYDTLKRDMVKTKHLDHINISDTSSVSCANYLFRVKEPLYISFKSNYFTMGMEMEKVPGQLECQLKITDDNLLTNQVYYQNAKSVDPDSLSSVSFTDTLLLFAGTYCLTSTVIEKNKDILVPDDNGVNAASVLKTNTFDIKPIDPHEPIKPFPPIDPFPPIDPVLPMDSIRPLPLFYIMTLSIETKGLAPEEQPMPAIPFPAINWGNDLLPERFGKNAVSVFKSRTGNKEEGMLVVNYYDGLGRSKETVQQGVSPSHKDLVTLQEYDGWGRKANTWLPAVTTQNTGDFISVASCGELARNTYGGDAYPYLTFTYENSPLEKVIKQHNPGRVWRENGRSLKIDEYVNIAGNDTLGCFGFQLINGAREALNISVSKQYENGSLLVTRSEDEDGVTLFEFKDRLERTVLERRIESRLKGDKQLSDTYYIYDDLGKLCAVLPPALSDQLSVGNIPAEKLDMYGYLYKYDVAGNLMAKKLPGISWEYYVYNVNNNLIFSQNGEERKRGEWKFSIPDAFGRVCLQGVCKVAIDPFDNPYLKPIFSGLSNWYVCQYVGSTEYGGYQFSGSLMAGLVGPKPLVQVINYYDNYDFMYRTDLSARDEFRYTHEEGFAATSSGAKGMLTGIAKLHTDAYDQYRNGEYGVDSPYNYSVMYYDDRGRLSQTVSDNHLGGMDRDFFSYDFNGNALRHLHRQTGAGNEILSDSYTYEYDHAERLVKALHRLGDAQEVILIDNVYDDLGRLSRKTFHNGLLNTSYSYNIRSWLTGITGSSFEQVLHYTDGTGIPYYNGNISSMVWKSGEDDIMRGYHFTYDNLNRLTNAVYGEGSVLVQNQNRFNEQVTGYDKMSNILGIKRSGQTSSTGYGLIDDLAMSYNGNQLKSVSDRATNSVYGNGFDFKDGVNKEAEYEYDENGNMTKDLNKKILNIQYNCLNLPSRIEFENGHVISYLYDADGIKLRTTHIIGSDTTVTDYCGNVIYENGIPVKLLTEAGYVTLADSKYHYFVQDHLGNNRVVVDQSGNVEEVNHYYPFGGLLSSSVSNAVQPYKYNGKELDRKNGLDWYDYGARMYDAALGRWHAVDPMSEKYYSWSPYTYCMGNPINHIDPDGNTVVIWYNNDAGKKVSYSYSGGDITHPNSFVQSVITAYQYNKANGLKAGNGGGASTVAIVENTNIKVNVMEAVFENSYNPNAARGAGSIYWKSNWGSQKDNGIVNSPATVFDHEADHALEHKTNTQEYEVNRARGSDSQYQTKEERRVITGSEQKTSRANGETRSGQVTRRNHNGKTVITKGVTSNVIDRQKTQEYEKRNKAVWTSEP encoded by the coding sequence ATGAAATTGCATAAAATAATATTACTTCTAATTTTGCTATCAGGATTTTCGATAGAAATACCTGCGCAGAATTCTTTGCAGAATGAGATAGGTAAGCTCGAATATGACACGTTGAAGAGGGATATGGTTAAAACAAAACATCTGGACCATATAAACATTTCTGATACATCGTCAGTGAGTTGCGCAAACTACTTGTTTCGTGTGAAAGAACCATTATATATTTCTTTTAAGTCTAATTATTTCACTATGGGAATGGAAATGGAGAAAGTTCCGGGACAATTGGAATGTCAATTAAAAATAACAGATGATAATTTGCTCACTAATCAGGTGTATTATCAGAATGCGAAAAGTGTTGATCCGGATTCTTTATCATCAGTGAGTTTCACTGATACTCTTTTGTTATTTGCCGGTACATATTGTTTGACATCGACTGTAATAGAAAAGAACAAAGATATTCTTGTTCCTGATGATAATGGTGTGAATGCTGCAAGTGTATTGAAAACTAATACTTTTGATATTAAACCGATCGACCCGCATGAACCAATAAAGCCTTTTCCGCCGATTGATCCTTTTCCGCCAATAGATCCGGTCTTGCCGATGGACTCAATTCGACCACTTCCTTTATTTTATATCATGACTCTGTCAATAGAGACAAAAGGACTTGCTCCGGAAGAACAGCCGATGCCGGCTATTCCTTTTCCTGCAATAAATTGGGGAAATGATCTATTGCCCGAACGTTTTGGCAAAAATGCTGTTTCTGTTTTCAAGAGTAGGACAGGAAATAAGGAAGAAGGTATGCTTGTGGTTAATTACTATGATGGGCTGGGGCGTTCGAAAGAAACGGTACAACAAGGTGTGAGTCCTAGTCATAAAGATTTAGTAACCCTACAAGAATATGATGGGTGGGGGCGTAAAGCCAATACATGGTTGCCAGCTGTAACGACACAAAACACAGGTGATTTCATATCTGTAGCTTCTTGTGGAGAATTGGCACGCAATACTTATGGAGGAGATGCTTATCCGTATTTAACCTTTACCTACGAAAATTCTCCTTTGGAAAAAGTAATTAAACAGCATAATCCGGGGAGAGTATGGCGTGAAAATGGCAGATCATTGAAAATAGATGAGTACGTTAATATCGCTGGTAATGATACTTTAGGTTGTTTCGGTTTTCAATTGATCAATGGGGCAAGAGAAGCATTAAATATTAGTGTAAGTAAACAGTATGAAAATGGAAGCTTGCTTGTTACACGCTCAGAGGATGAAGATGGAGTCACTTTGTTTGAATTTAAAGACCGTTTGGAAAGAACCGTTCTGGAACGTCGTATAGAATCAAGACTGAAAGGGGATAAGCAATTGTCGGATACTTACTATATTTATGATGATTTGGGAAAACTTTGTGCTGTTCTTCCTCCTGCATTGTCCGATCAGTTGAGTGTAGGTAATATTCCTGCAGAAAAACTCGATATGTATGGATATTTGTATAAATATGATGTGGCGGGAAACCTCATGGCTAAAAAGCTTCCAGGAATTTCATGGGAATACTATGTCTATAATGTAAACAACAATCTTATATTTAGCCAGAATGGCGAGGAACGTAAAAGAGGAGAATGGAAATTTAGTATTCCGGATGCATTCGGTCGTGTATGCTTGCAGGGAGTATGTAAAGTTGCGATTGATCCGTTTGATAATCCTTATTTAAAACCTATTTTTAGTGGATTGTCGAATTGGTATGTTTGTCAATACGTAGGAAGTACTGAATATGGGGGGTATCAGTTTAGTGGAAGTCTTATGGCAGGATTAGTGGGGCCGAAACCATTAGTTCAGGTAATCAATTATTATGATAACTATGACTTTATGTATCGGACAGATCTTTCGGCAAGAGATGAATTTAGATATACCCATGAAGAAGGTTTTGCCGCTACGTCATCCGGTGCTAAAGGAATGTTGACAGGAATAGCTAAGTTGCATACGGATGCATACGATCAGTATCGTAATGGTGAATATGGAGTGGATTCTCCCTACAATTACTCAGTGATGTATTATGATGATCGTGGTCGCCTTTCTCAAACTGTTTCTGACAACCATTTAGGTGGTATGGACCGTGATTTCTTTTCCTATGATTTTAATGGGAACGCCTTGCGGCATTTACACCGTCAGACCGGGGCTGGAAATGAGATTTTGAGTGACAGTTATACCTATGAGTATGATCACGCCGAACGTCTTGTAAAGGCGCTGCATCGTTTGGGAGATGCTCAGGAAGTGATTCTTATTGACAATGTGTATGATGATTTGGGACGCTTATCCCGGAAGACGTTCCATAACGGTCTGTTGAATACGTCTTATTCGTATAATATTCGTAGTTGGCTAACTGGTATCACTGGTTCATCTTTTGAGCAAGTATTGCATTATACGGACGGAACGGGTATTCCATATTACAATGGTAATATCAGCAGTATGGTTTGGAAATCGGGTGAAGATGATATAATGAGAGGCTACCACTTTACTTATGATAATTTGAATCGTTTGACGAATGCGGTGTATGGAGAAGGCAGTGTTCTCGTTCAAAATCAGAATCGCTTCAATGAACAAGTAACCGGATACGATAAGATGAGTAATATTTTAGGGATCAAACGTTCCGGACAGACTTCATCTACCGGATACGGCTTGATAGATGATCTGGCAATGTCCTATAATGGGAACCAACTAAAATCAGTATCAGATAGGGCTACAAATTCTGTTTACGGCAATGGCTTTGATTTCAAAGACGGAGTAAACAAAGAAGCTGAATATGAATATGATGAAAATGGTAATATGACGAAAGATTTGAACAAGAAAATATTGAATATCCAATATAATTGTTTAAATTTACCGAGTCGTATAGAATTTGAAAACGGTCATGTCATTTCTTATCTTTATGATGCTGATGGAATAAAACTTCGTACGACGCATATCATAGGGAGTGATACTACAGTAACTGATTATTGCGGCAATGTGATCTATGAAAATGGAATCCCTGTCAAGTTGCTTACAGAAGCTGGCTATGTTACACTGGCCGATTCTAAGTATCACTATTTTGTCCAGGATCATTTGGGTAATAACCGTGTGGTTGTAGACCAGAGTGGTAATGTTGAAGAAGTGAACCATTATTATCCGTTTGGCGGTCTGCTATCAAGTTCGGTAAGTAATGCTGTGCAGCCTTATAAGTATAACGGTAAGGAGCTGGATAGGAAGAATGGTCTTGATTGGTATGATTATGGGGCGCGTATGTATGATGCTGCATTGGGTAGATGGCATGCGGTTGATCCGATGAGTGAGAAGTATTATAGTTGGAGTCCGTATACTTATTGTATGGGTAATCCGATAAATCATATTGACCCGGACGGAAATACAGTAGTTATTTGGTATAATAATGATGCTGGGAAAAAGGTTTCATATTCATATAGTGGTGGTGACATAACTCATCCAAATTCATTTGTACAATCTGTAATTACTGCTTATCAATATAATAAAGCGAATGGATTGAAGGCAGGAAACGGAGGTGGAGCCTCTACGGTAGCAATTGTAGAGAATACCAATATAAAGGTAAATGTGATGGAAGCGGTGTTTGAGAACTCATATAATCCCAATGCCGCACGTGGGGCTGGAAGTATTTATTGGAAGAGTAACTGGGGATCGCAAAAAGATAATGGAATAGTCAATTCTCCGGCTACCGTATTTGACCATGAAGCAGATCATGCTTTGGAACATAAAACAAATACTCAAGAGTATGAAGTAAATAGAGCACGAGGTAGCGATTCGCAATATCAGACAAAAGAAGAAAGGCGGGTGATAACTGGTTCTGAACAGAAAACCTCAAGGGCTAATGGAGAAACCCGTTCCGGTCAAGTTACAAGAAGAAACCATAATGGGAAAACTGTAATAACGAAAGGCGTTACTTCAAATGTGATTGATAGACAAAAAACACAGGAATATGAGAAAAGGAATAAAGCTGTATGGACTTCTGAACCATAA
- a CDS encoding Imm65 family immunity protein, with protein MRKLVYVVLLIILGGCIPPSPSLEDIHQRVAKQVEVLIDSGYLLTTYIEIDEVFSTDSNSLYYIGESDSPGSDGAELPSRVIKYKERYLCFIELDEPEMSRTELFERGFVSDSNFHENLCLNRGRDWLLALRKYEDKHILVKMLPNYYRLFEYPELWSYFSGDIPQEKTALMGLTSHDIIVPSSYIPDLFELEIDSLKNYVERFSGEIFVRNQTDSVLLLSRNSARSMCYAVINGPDTLKLVLRDSLPVAIAPHDFKSLKYDSEPPHSFLQNLPDKDIWMSMYKLFSDSTFCFLNINNIPQKFRIMHNDAVYSSDLRDSLSKRVRYIYNKGVYDKEERIRRFFKWD; from the coding sequence ATGAGAAAATTAGTCTATGTTGTTCTATTAATTATACTGGGGGGATGCATACCCCCCTCCCCTTCTTTGGAAGATATTCATCAGCGTGTAGCAAAACAGGTGGAAGTGCTGATAGATAGTGGCTATTTACTTACGACATATATAGAAATAGATGAAGTGTTTTCGACAGATTCTAATTCACTTTATTATATCGGTGAATCAGATTCTCCTGGTTCTGATGGTGCTGAGTTACCTTCCAGAGTGATAAAGTATAAAGAAAGATATCTTTGCTTTATCGAATTAGATGAGCCTGAAATGTCACGCACAGAATTGTTTGAGAGAGGTTTTGTTTCGGACTCTAACTTTCATGAAAATTTATGTTTAAACAGAGGTCGTGATTGGCTGTTGGCTCTTCGAAAATATGAAGATAAACATATCTTAGTAAAGATGTTGCCTAATTATTATCGTCTATTTGAATATCCGGAACTTTGGTCGTATTTTTCTGGAGATATACCCCAGGAGAAAACTGCATTGATGGGATTGACTTCGCACGATATTATTGTTCCCAGTTCATATATTCCGGACCTTTTTGAACTTGAGATTGATAGTCTGAAGAATTATGTAGAAAGATTCTCAGGAGAAATATTTGTAAGAAATCAGACTGATTCCGTTTTGCTATTATCGAGGAATTCAGCGAGGAGTATGTGCTATGCTGTAATAAATGGACCGGATACATTAAAATTGGTTTTGAGGGATTCACTTCCAGTTGCTATTGCCCCTCATGATTTTAAATCCTTGAAATATGATAGTGAACCTCCCCATTCATTTCTTCAGAATTTACCGGATAAGGATATTTGGATGTCTATGTATAAGCTGTTTAGCGATTCGACTTTTTGCTTCTTGAATATTAATAATATCCCACAGAAATTTAGAATAATGCATAATGATGCAGTTTATTCGAGTGACTTAAGAGATTCTTTATCAAAAAGGGTAAGGTATATTTATAATAAAGGGGTTTATGATAAAGAAGAGAGAATACGACGTTTTTTTAAGTGGGATTAG